In a single window of the Methylophaga frappieri genome:
- the ppc gene encoding phosphoenolpyruvate carboxylase has protein sequence MESQFSRGESLNLLEDADLRRHVRFLGDLLGEVIVERSGQAVFETVEQLRKGFIRLRKQDDPLLRNQLMAQLGELDPLTVREVIRAFNLYFSLVNTAEEAFHHHNRMLQLRNGGNLWHGSYHDTLTQLKAEGVTLTQLQAMLDQLVYMPVFTAHPTESKRRTVMEILRRVFLLDEQLTSPDLTSYDEQQIRRQLKQQIQLLWATDEVRAVKPTVRDEVKNGLYYFNVSLFDAVPRSYRNLENAIRRVYADEVDAGTPFHIPHYIQFGSWIGGDRDGNPYVTAQTTEMAVMLQKRAILRRYLDDVTKLMFSLTQSQPLCAVSNEFAADLADSEQRFGSAFNTNAQRFINEPYRRKLYMMRHRLEDNLRLLQHYFRPEQQVSSLGTAYENEQAFLADLKLLKQSLQANGDTMIAATDLTDLIRLTETFGFYLYHLDVRQESTRHTQAVAEVLANTGLCRDYEALSEAQRMTMLSELIDQQQLPEIYGDLQPETDEVLAVMRLMARLRHDVSDKAFGHYVISMTHAASHILEVMLLARFAGLVGENEQGQYCHIYIAPLFETVVDLAHIEPVMTALFENPVYRNRLMLSGNRQEIMLGYSDSCKDGGILASVWHLYQAQQKVGELSKKYGIACRMFHGRGGTVGRGGGPTHDAILAQPPGTVQGQIKFTEQGEVLSFKYGNTETAAYELGMGVSALLKASRSLVTQAKSEPAAYHDVMRELASLGEQQYRQLTEQTPYFLDYFYEACPITEIGLMNIGSRPSHRKAGDRSKSSVRAIGWVFAWAQSRHTLPAWYGIGTAISQWLQAHPEAQQTLQQMSRDWPFFKALLSNTQMSLAKADMGIAQQYAMLCEQSLPALDVLSIIRNEYEQTINQVLSLVEADKLMVENPVLALSLRRRSPYLDPLNHIQVMLLRRYRLAETDGQDMAVLRDTLLRTISAISQGMRNTG, from the coding sequence ATGGAAAGCCAATTTTCGCGAGGCGAGTCCTTAAACTTGCTTGAAGATGCTGATTTACGTCGTCACGTCCGCTTTCTGGGCGATTTGCTTGGCGAGGTTATCGTAGAACGTTCTGGACAAGCGGTATTCGAGACAGTAGAACAACTCCGTAAAGGCTTTATTCGACTTCGCAAGCAAGATGATCCGCTGCTACGTAACCAATTGATGGCGCAGTTAGGTGAGCTGGATCCTCTCACAGTTCGTGAAGTTATTCGGGCGTTTAACTTATATTTTAGTTTGGTTAATACGGCTGAAGAGGCCTTTCATCATCATAATCGGATGTTGCAGCTCCGTAATGGCGGTAACTTGTGGCATGGCTCTTATCATGACACGTTAACCCAGCTAAAGGCTGAAGGCGTGACACTCACGCAACTGCAAGCGATGCTGGATCAGTTAGTTTATATGCCCGTTTTTACAGCACATCCGACCGAATCAAAGCGTCGGACAGTGATGGAAATTCTGCGTCGCGTGTTTTTGCTGGATGAACAACTCACCAGCCCGGATTTAACGTCTTACGACGAACAACAGATTCGGCGCCAGTTAAAACAGCAGATCCAGTTACTATGGGCAACCGATGAGGTTCGTGCAGTTAAACCTACCGTGCGCGATGAAGTGAAAAACGGACTCTATTACTTTAATGTCAGTTTGTTTGACGCGGTGCCACGTAGTTATCGAAATCTGGAGAATGCTATCCGTCGTGTCTACGCAGACGAAGTTGACGCGGGCACGCCGTTTCATATTCCCCATTATATTCAGTTTGGTTCGTGGATCGGCGGTGATAGGGATGGCAATCCTTATGTCACGGCCCAGACCACTGAAATGGCTGTCATGTTGCAAAAAAGGGCGATACTGCGCCGTTATCTGGATGACGTTACCAAGTTAATGTTTTCATTGACGCAGTCACAACCACTGTGTGCGGTCAGTAACGAATTTGCGGCCGATCTGGCTGATAGCGAACAGAGATTTGGCAGTGCTTTTAATACCAATGCGCAGCGTTTTATCAATGAGCCTTACCGTCGTAAGCTATATATGATGCGACATCGGCTGGAAGATAACCTGAGGCTGTTGCAGCACTATTTTCGTCCAGAACAGCAAGTTTCTTCACTCGGGACTGCCTACGAAAATGAGCAGGCGTTTTTGGCAGATCTGAAGTTGCTGAAACAGTCATTGCAAGCTAATGGCGATACGATGATCGCCGCCACGGATCTGACCGACTTGATCCGGCTTACCGAGACTTTTGGTTTTTATCTGTATCATCTGGATGTGCGCCAAGAGTCGACAAGACATACGCAAGCAGTAGCCGAGGTGTTGGCAAATACAGGCTTATGTCGAGATTATGAGGCATTGTCTGAGGCGCAGCGAATGACCATGTTGTCGGAACTCATCGACCAGCAACAATTACCGGAAATTTATGGGGATTTGCAGCCAGAAACTGACGAAGTATTGGCGGTGATGCGATTGATGGCGAGATTACGTCATGACGTCAGTGATAAAGCCTTTGGGCATTACGTGATTTCAATGACTCATGCGGCCAGTCATATATTGGAAGTCATGCTTTTGGCACGATTTGCGGGACTGGTTGGTGAAAATGAGCAAGGTCAATATTGTCATATTTACATTGCACCGTTGTTTGAGACAGTTGTTGACCTTGCTCATATTGAACCGGTGATGACGGCATTGTTCGAGAATCCGGTTTACCGCAACCGGTTGATGCTGAGTGGTAACCGTCAGGAAATCATGCTGGGCTATTCCGATTCCTGTAAGGATGGCGGGATTCTAGCCTCTGTCTGGCACTTGTATCAGGCACAACAAAAAGTCGGTGAGTTGTCGAAAAAGTATGGCATTGCCTGTCGTATGTTTCACGGGCGAGGTGGTACCGTCGGTCGTGGTGGAGGCCCGACACATGACGCGATTCTGGCGCAGCCACCGGGCACAGTTCAGGGACAAATTAAATTCACTGAACAGGGCGAGGTGTTGTCTTTCAAATATGGTAATACGGAAACGGCCGCCTATGAGCTGGGTATGGGCGTCTCTGCCTTGCTTAAAGCAAGTCGAAGCCTTGTCACGCAGGCAAAAAGTGAACCTGCAGCATATCATGACGTTATGCGCGAACTGGCAAGCCTTGGCGAGCAACAATATCGTCAGTTGACGGAACAGACACCGTATTTTCTGGATTACTTTTACGAAGCTTGCCCAATTACCGAAATCGGCTTAATGAATATTGGTTCAAGACCGTCTCATCGCAAGGCGGGCGATAGATCAAAATCCTCTGTACGCGCAATTGGCTGGGTGTTTGCGTGGGCACAATCGCGACACACGTTACCTGCCTGGTACGGCATTGGTACAGCGATTAGTCAATGGCTTCAGGCTCACCCCGAGGCGCAGCAAACATTGCAGCAGATGAGTCGCGATTGGCCTTTTTTCAAAGCCTTACTGAGTAATACGCAAATGTCCTTGGCAAAGGCCGATATGGGCATCGCACAGCAATATGCCATGCTCTGTGAACAATCATTGCCAGCACTCGACGTGTTGTCCATTATTCGAAATGAATATGAACAAACCATTAATCAGGTTTTATCACTGGTTGAGGCTGACAAGCTGATGGTAGAAAATCCGGTTTTGGCATTGTCATTACGACGTCGCAGCCCGTATCTGGACCCGCTCAATCATATTCAGGTCATGTTGTTACGACGGTATCGATTGGCGGAGACAGATGGTCAAGACATGGCTGTGCTCAGAGATACATTGCTGCGGACGATTAGTGCCATTTCACAAGGAATGCGGAATACCGGCTAA
- the glgA gene encoding glycogen synthase GlgA — MRKILFASSEVAPLVKTGGLADVSASLPAALAENHQDVRIIMPAYRSAVSQLKKAETVAEINVNGYGEPVRILQATLPGTSVCFWLVDAPDFFDRDGGPYGNRDGDWPDNPARFTLFCRVVVAIALNQAGLHWQPDIVHCHDWQTGLIPALLSLQSQRPKTVFTIHNLAYQGIFDRQVFDRLDLPDVLWRMEGLEYWGQWSFMKGGLAYADQLTTVSPTYAQEICTPEFGYGLAGLLAWRYEQGELTGIVNGIDTEQWNPATDSAINQPYSAAKIRLKAANKSALQQDCGLPVSPKTLLIGLISRLVEQKGIDHSIAAIRTLLEEQADIQLVCLGAGQPELEFALQELRAHYPDKVALQIGYNEALAHQIEAGADAFLMPSRFEPCGLNQLYSLRYGTLPIVRKTGGLADTVIDASDENRKNHTATGFVFAGTTVSDLTATLRRVMDLYDHPRLWRRVMLTAMLQDVSWASSAAQYVNLYQKIN, encoded by the coding sequence GTGCGAAAAATTCTGTTTGCCAGTAGTGAAGTCGCCCCACTTGTCAAAACGGGGGGATTGGCAGACGTCTCAGCCAGCTTGCCAGCGGCGCTGGCTGAAAATCACCAAGATGTCCGTATTATTATGCCTGCCTATCGCAGTGCAGTAAGTCAGCTAAAAAAGGCTGAAACCGTCGCAGAAATAAATGTGAATGGCTATGGTGAACCTGTCCGGATTTTACAGGCGACCTTGCCCGGTACTTCGGTATGTTTTTGGTTAGTTGACGCGCCCGACTTTTTTGATAGGGATGGCGGCCCCTACGGCAATCGTGATGGCGACTGGCCGGACAATCCGGCTCGATTTACGTTGTTTTGTCGTGTGGTTGTAGCGATTGCCTTAAATCAGGCCGGCTTGCATTGGCAGCCCGATATTGTGCATTGTCATGACTGGCAAACAGGCCTGATTCCGGCACTGCTGAGCTTGCAGTCGCAACGCCCTAAAACGGTATTTACCATTCATAATCTGGCTTATCAGGGCATTTTTGATCGGCAGGTTTTTGACCGGCTGGATTTACCTGATGTGCTGTGGCGAATGGAAGGGCTCGAATACTGGGGGCAGTGGTCGTTTATGAAAGGCGGACTGGCGTATGCAGATCAGTTGACCACGGTCAGCCCTACTTATGCACAGGAAATTTGTACGCCTGAATTTGGCTATGGTCTGGCTGGCCTGTTGGCTTGGCGCTATGAGCAGGGTGAATTGACCGGGATTGTCAATGGTATTGATACGGAGCAGTGGAATCCGGCGACGGACAGTGCGATTAATCAACCTTATTCTGCTGCGAAAATCCGTCTTAAAGCGGCCAACAAATCAGCACTCCAACAAGATTGCGGATTGCCAGTATCGCCAAAGACCTTGCTGATAGGCCTTATTAGTCGTCTGGTAGAGCAAAAAGGAATTGATCACTCGATTGCCGCGATCCGGACACTATTGGAAGAACAAGCGGATATACAGCTGGTTTGTCTGGGCGCAGGGCAACCAGAATTGGAATTTGCATTGCAGGAATTACGAGCGCACTATCCGGATAAGGTTGCTTTGCAGATTGGTTATAACGAAGCGTTAGCACATCAGATAGAAGCCGGTGCGGATGCGTTTTTGATGCCATCACGGTTTGAGCCATGTGGCCTGAATCAGCTATACAGTCTGCGCTATGGTACGCTACCAATAGTGAGAAAAACGGGTGGCTTGGCCGATACGGTCATTGATGCCAGTGACGAAAATCGAAAAAATCATACCGCCACCGGGTTTGTTTTTGCTGGTACGACGGTATCAGACCTTACCGCAACGTTGCGCAGGGTGATGGATCTCTATGACCATCCGCGACTGTGGCGTCGTGTCATGCTAACCGCCATGTTACAAGATGTGAGCTGGGCGAGCAGTGCCGCGCAATACGTCAACCTCTATCAAAAAATCAATTAA